From the Perca fluviatilis chromosome 11, GENO_Pfluv_1.0, whole genome shotgun sequence genome, the window CCATCTGTTAGCATCTGTTACCATCTGTTAGCATCTGTTAGCATCTGTTACCAGCTGTTAGCATCTGTTACCATCTGTTACCATCTGTTAGCATCTGTTACCATCTGTTAGCATCTGTTAGCATCTGTTACCAGCTGTTAACAGCTGGTAACAGCTGTTAGCATCTGTTACCAGCTGCTAACATCTGTTACCATCTGTTACCATCTGTTAGCATCTGTTACCATCTGTTAGCATCTGTTACCAGCTGTTAGCATCTGTTACCAGCTGCTAACAGCTGGTAACAGATGCCAATAGCTGTTTGCATCTGTTAGCAGCAGCCACGTTTCCAAAttgtttcttaaaatattcacattaaacaACCAGCAGCTGGGAGAGAAATCATCAATCAAATTCATGTCGCAGACGTCCTGTGATGTGTCCGACATCAGCAGCTACAGTTACATCACATTCAGTGTCCAGGAAACACCTGAGAACGTTTGGGAAACTCGACTTAATGTCCCGCTGACAGCACACACCGGAAGTGGCGTTAGTCGCTGTCTGATAAAGTCCCGGGAaaagagttagggttagggttaatgtcCTGTTGGCGTGCGTCTCTACAGCGAGAGCGCCTGCGAGGTGTCGCTGTCTGACATCACCGAGGCTCTGGTGGAGCTGCGGCAGCTCTTGCTCTGATTGGACGATGGAGAGCGCTGGCGTGGGCGGCAGACGCTCAGCATCTGCAGGACGTCTCGGCGGAAACGGCGTCCGACGAAGGCGTACAGGAAGGGGTTGAGGCAGGCGTGCAGGTAGGCCAGGCTCTTCAGCACCTGGCCCGCCGTGTCGAAGCGCTTCATCTCCTCGCACGCCATGGTCACGTTGGACGCCTGCGACGCCTGCACCGCCAGCACGGCGTTGTACGGCAGCTGGGTCGTCACGAACGCCGCGACCACGGCCAGGATGACGCGCATCGCCCGGTGCTTCTGGAAGCTTCGGGTCTTCAGCAGCGTGGCCACGATGACGCTGTAGCAGAACGCCATGACGACGAACGGCACGCAGAAGCCGAAGATCAcctgcagagacacaaacatttaaaaactgaTAAATATACTCTGAATAAAATAGTATTTTATGTTGAAATTAGACTAGTAGTGATTGGGcacctgacagtacctaggtaaggactactagccagtcagaagcagagtatgaggccctgacagtacctaggtaaggactactagccagtcagaagcagagtatgaggccctgacagtacctaggtaaggactactagccagtcagaagcagagtatgaggccctgacagtacctaggtaaggactactagccagtcagaagcagagtatgaggccctgacagtacctaggtaaggactactagccagtcagaagcagagtaggggGGCGGCCTGGTACGTACAGgcaaggactactagccagtcagaagcagagtatgaggccctgacagtacctaggtaaggactactagccagtcagaagcggagtatgaggccctgacagtacctaggtaaggactactagccagtcagaagcagagtatgtggggtgccctgacagtacctaggtaaggactactagccagtcaggagaagagtatgaggccctgacagtacctaggtaaggactactagccagtcagaagcagagtatgagggtgtgccctgacagtacctaggtaaggactactagccagtcagaagcagagtatgagtgccctgacagtacctaggtaaaggACTACtaagccagtcagaagcagagtatgagggtgtgccctgacagtacctaggtaaggactactagccagtcagaagcagagtatgagggcgtgccctgacagtacctaggtaaggactactaaccagtcagaagcagagtatgaggccctgacagtagctaggtaaggactactagccagtcaggagaagagtatgagggcgtgctctCACCTGCAGCGCCCGGACCAGGATCTTGGTTCGGTTCCCGAGGTGTGGAGGGAACACCATCCTGCAGGTCGAGTCCACGTCGGCGACCGTGGCGAACACGAGCTCCGGCGTGGCGAGCAGCAGAGCGAGCAGCCACACGGCAGCGACCGCCAGCCGGCTGCGGCGCCGACGCTCCGCCTGCGAGTTCTGGGCCTTCGCCGAGCGCACGATGACCACGTAGCGGTCCGCGCTGATGCAGGTGAGCAGCAGCGCGCCGCTGAACAGGTTGACCTTGTAGAGGGCGGAGTTGAGCTTGCAGAGGGCGGGGCCGAAGCTCCAGGCGCCGCCGGCGGCCTCGGCGGCCCACAGCGGCAGCGTGACGAGGAACAGCAGGTCCGCCAGCGCCAGGTTCAGCAGGTACACGTCCGTTTTGGTCTTCAGACGCCGACGGAAGTTCAGGTAGATCCAGACGACGGCCATGTTGCCGGCGCCGCCCACCACGGCGATGATCCAGAAGAGCGGCGGCTCGTAGCGGCGCCTGAACGCTCGCACCGACTCCCGGTCACAGAACAGGTGGTCGTAGTCGCTGTAGTCTTCTTCCTCGGTGGTGGCCCAGGCGCTGATGGAGGACGGGTCCTGTAATCAGAGACAACAAGttacaaaacaaatgtaatcAAAGTGGGCAAGTGTTAGcaaacctaccagactccatgtaaataatcaggacttttagcgtgtatagagtcagcatatctccaccagactccatgtaaataatcaggacttttagcgtgtatagagccagcatatctccaccagactccatgtaaataatcaggacttttagagtgtatagagccagcatatctccaccagactccatgtaaataatcaggacttttagcgtgtatagagccagcatatctccaccagactccatgtaaataatcaggacttttagtgtgtatagagccagcatatctccaccagactccatgtaaataatcaggacttttagcgtgtatagagccagcatatctccaccagactccatgtaaataatcaggacttttagtgtgtatagagccagcatatctccaccagactccatgtaaataatcaggacttttagcgtgtatagagccagcatatttccaccagactccatgtaaataatcaggacttttagcgtgtatagagccagcatatttcccagacactttgaataataatctgagtctgtcagcagcaaaaacagaacCGGTGGGtaaagtagtgattatttacatggagtctggtgggtaaagtagtgattatttacatggagtctggtgggtaaagtagtgattatttacatggagtctggtgggtaaagtagtgattatttacatggagtctggtgggtaaagtagtgattatttacatggagtctggtgggtaaagtagtgattatttacatggagtctggtggcagTGAAACGAGCAGCAGGTTTTTCTTACCTCTGTGGTGAACGCCGTCATGATGTCGTCCGTGGAGGTCATGTGATCAGATTTAGTGACCTTTAAGAGAAACAAGCAGCAGCTGATGTCACTCGGTGACATCACAATATACACCTTTGTTACCAAAGTAAAACAGGTAAACtagtgtgatgtcagcgtgataaATGTGAATCTGTTCTAGTTTCTCCTATACACTCAAGATCTTTGATGACGTCATCATGGGCTTTTGGGGAAactctgatccacattttagagactAAACAACTcatacattcacacattcatcCAGACAATAATCTGTAGTAGCAGCAATTAAGTTTACTCTTTAAAAGTTTTGATTGTTCAGTGATAGATATTTTAATACTGGTCCAAAAACGACTCAACAATGTTTAAAGAAAAGTTTTAGAAAGACAAAGTGAAATTGtgaaactgtctgtctgtttgtctgtctgtatgtttctctgtctgtctgtctgtttctctgtctgtctgtctctctaacatatatgtctgtctgtctgtttctctgtctgtctgtctctctaacatgtctgtctgtatgtctgtctctctaacatgtctgtctgtttgtctctctaatATAATGTGCCCTTTTAAAATTGCCCCTTGGGGACAAATAAAGTGCTTTGAGTTGAAATGAATtgaatatgtctgtctgtctctctaacatgtctgtctgtctgtctgtttgtctctctaacatgtctgtctgtctgtctgagtgtctgtctgtctgtccgtctgagtgtctgtctgtctgtctgtctgagtgtctgaatgtctgtcagtctgtccatctgtctgagtgtctgtctctctgtctatctgagtgtctgtctgtctgattgtctgtctgtctgagtgtctgtctgtccgtctgattgtctgtctgtctgtctgtctgtctgagtgtctgtccgtctgtctctctacctgtctgtctctctgtctgtctgcagatcTAATTCTTCAGtaagaagacatgaaagagatCTAAGCCATGAGTCACATCttacacaacaataacaaactttattattattattatatattattattattattattattattatattgttattactgttaaTTCTGCatattaaaaactaaaacatgttAAATCTGAAGTTCCTCTaaagaaagtaaaaagtaaGAGGACTCACAGTCAGTCAGCGTGTCTTCGTCTCGGCAGCGTCTCACTTTCTGTCCGTTAAACCACAGAGCTGACTCGAGTCAGAacaaaggggggggggtgacTCATTAACTCTATAGCTTCCCctaactgctgtgtgtgtgtgtgtgtgtgtgtgtgtgtgtatatgatgATGCTGTGATACCATAACAACACAACATATTTACATCAATCATTGGCAGTaacatcaataaatcaaaaaatcacgacacacacacacacacacacacacacacacacacacacacacacacacacactgatgtacTACTACTGTTTAAGGTACTCGTTCAGCTACTTTCAACCTGGGGTTTTCCCTAGAGacaggatccctacagagagagatacagagcttttagtttaacatgaaacagccccgaaatcaccatcaccaaactccaccagactccatgtaaataatcaggacttttagtgtgtatagagccagcatatctccaccagactccatgtaaataatcaggacttttagcgtgtatagagccagcatatctccaccagactccatgtaaataatcaggacttttagtgtgtatagagccagcatatctccaccagactccatgtaaataatcaggacttttaagtgtATAgaggccagcatatctccaccagactccatgtaaataatcaggacttttagtgtgtatagagccagcatatctccaccagactccatgtaaataatcaggacttttagcatgtatagagccagcatatctccaccagactccatgtaaataatcaggacttttagcgtgtatagagccagcatatctccaccagactccatgtaaataatcaggacttttagcatgtatagagccagcatatctccaccagactccatgtaaataatcaggacttttagcatgtatagagccagcatatctccaccagactccatgtaaataatcaggtgATTTAAACTATATAAAAAGTTGAAATATTATTACTTCTTACAGCTTTGCTTTAGATGAAAGGagagatgtctgtgtgtgtgtgtgtatgtgtctgtgtgtgtgtgtgtatgtgtctgtgtgtctgtgtgtgtgtgtgtgtgtgggtacctgttttactatattcgtggggtccaaaaaccgggaacTGCAGTATACatgtggggtctgcacagcctcgtggggaccaaaatgggctgtttgagggttaagacttggctTTAGgactagggttagaattaggttatggttatggttagggtaagggttaaggttaggcatttagttttgatggttaaggttagggtaaggggctagggaatgcattatgttaatgatatgtccccacaaagatagtaatacagacttatgtgtgtgcgtgtgtgtgtctatgtggttgtgtgtgtgtgtgtgtgtgtctggtgtgtgtttgtgtgagtgtgtctgtgtgtgtgtgtgtgtccgtgtttgtgtgtgtgtctgtgtgtgtgtgtgtttctgtgtgtgtctgtgtgtgttagtgtgagtgtgtctgtgtgtgtgtgtgtctgtgtgtgtgtgtctctgtgtgtgtgtgtgtctgtctgtctgtctgtctgtgtgtatgtgtgtttctgtgtgtgtgtgcgcgtgtgtgtctgtgtgtgtgtgtctgtgtgtgtctgtctgtgtgtgtctgtgtgctgtctgtgtgtgtgtgtgtgtgtgtctgtgtgtctgtgtgtgtgtctgtgtgtgtgtctggtgtgtctgtctgtctgtgtgtctgtctgtgtgtatgtgtgtgtctgtgtgtgtgtgtgtgtgtgtgtgtctgtgtgtctgtctgtgtgtgtgtgtctgtgtgtctgtgtgtctgtgtgtgtgtgtgtctgtgtgtctggtgtgcgtgtgtgtctgtgtgtctgtgtgtgtgtgtgtctgtgtgtgtgtttctgtgtgtgtatgtgtgcctgtgtgtgtgtctgtgtgtgtgtgtgtgtctgtgtgttttgtatgtgtggtgtctgtgtgtctggtgtagtgtgtgttgtgtgtgtgtgtgtgtctgtgtgtgtatgtgtgtatgtgtgtctgtgtgtgtgtctgtgtgtgtgtctgttgtgtgttatgttatgtgtgtctgtgtgtctggttgagcgtgtgtctgtgtgtgtgtgtgtgtgtgtgtgtgtgtgtgtgtgtgtgtctgtgtgtctgtgtgtctgtgtgtgtctgtgtgtgtgtgtgtgtgtgtgtgttgtgtgtgtgtgtggtgtttgggtgtgtggttttgtgtgtgtgtgtctgtgtgtgtgtgtgtgtgtgtgtgtgtgtgtgggtgtgtgtgtgtgtgtctgtgtgtgtgtctggtgtgttctgtgtgtgtgtatgtctgtgtgtgtgtgtgtctgtgtgtgtgtggctgtgtgtgtgtgtgtctgtgtgtgtgtgtctgtgtgtgtgtgtgtgtctgtgtgtgtgtctgtgtgtgtgtgtctgtgtgtgtgtctgtgtgtgtgtgtctgtctgtgtgtgtgtgtctgtgtgtgtgtgtgtctgtgttgtgtggctgtgtgtgtgtgtctgtgtgtgtgtctgtgtgtgtgtgtgtgtgtgtctgtgtgtgtgtgtctgtgtgtgtgtgtgctgtgtgtgtgtgtctgtgtgtgtgtgtgtgtctgtgtgtgtgtgtctgtgtgtgtgtgtgtgtgtgtgtgtctgtgtgtgacgaCACTGAAACAGGAATTAACCACATAGCGTGACAGTTAGGTGTTGCATGTCACgccactctctctgtctctctcagctTCCTGTTTTATCAGAACAGGAAAAAACAGCTGATGACACCATTCAcatttcctcttcttcttctgcaggTTACCATGGTGACCATGGCTGCAGGTGCAGCAGCAGAGCGGGCAATAACAACCCAGACACATTCGTCAGCAGGTTGTTTATTGCATATGTccctacccgatgtgagtcaaGTGCAGATATGAGTTGTGCGTGCGTCACTTTGTGACAAGTAGCCTCCAAaatgctaacgagagacttctgtaatcattaatgtcaatacaatataaaaaataacaataataataatataaacaataataataataataaacaatactAAGATCACTGCTGGTTACAAGTTAGCATTCAGACACAACAAAGACTGTCACTGGAATGGTGttctgagctaacgttagcaatcagacacaacaaagacTGTCACTGGAATGGTGttctgagctaacgttagcaatcagacacaacaaagacTGCCACTGGAATGGTGttctgagctaacgttagcattcaGACACAACAAAGACTGCCACTGGAATGGTGttctgagctaacgttagcattcaGACACAACAAAGACTGCCACTGGAATGGTGttctgagctaacgttagcaatcagacacaacaaagacTGCCACTGGAATGGTGttctgagctaacgttagcattcagacacaacaaaggctgtcactggaATGGTGttctgagctaacgttagcaatcagacacaacaaaggctgtcactggaATGGTGttctgagctaacgttagcaatcagacacaacaaagacTGTCACTGGAATGGTGttctgagctaacgttagcattcaGACACAACAAAGACTGTCACTGGAATGGTGttctgagctaacgttagcattcaGACACAACAAAGACTGTCACTGGAATGGTGttctgagctaacgttagcattcaGACACAACAAAGACTGTCACTGGAATGGTGttctgagctaacgttagcattcaAACGATCATAGATGGCTACAatgtttctgttattgtttgtaatgagAACAGTTTATTATTTCATGGATTTCACATATTTcagtatgacacgttatgctgtaaactgtttaaatctgagcatgcccGACTCACACATCGGGTGAtgcaacacggtctcacggcagctggtgaaatggtcacgttatttaaccTATTGATACGCGTtcgtttttgtcgtttattgcgtggtggccagcacaaaaatgtaaactaatgtgtttcaatgggaagcatatgtcgtggtcacagcacgagtacggtagcgagtagtgtgaaaggccgaaaatcagcgtagggaggttggtcggggggggGTCAAACAACAACAGGACTCTCACCACGGAGGCCGGGGACCAGGTCACGCGTGTGGCGTGTTGTACCGTTATTGTCGCGCCTTTCCCAGCGGCGGGGTCCCGGCATGCGAAGCGTCTTATGTACTAGACGCAGCACAGCTGGCGCGTACAAACGTGACATCATGGGATCGCCGTGACTATTTATAGCCGCGCTGGTGGTGGTCAAGACACTAGCTGCCGTCTTCTCCTGACCAGAGGGGGCGCtgatgaggaaaggctaccgacgctgctctttctacggagtagaagaagaagaagaaggtaaacaaaggcagaactggcagcagcctgATGTCAacagagagccgaagtcccgcccccttctacttccggtccatgggacctatctttcgaaaaaatatgaacgagggtCAACGGAGAGATAatcattattttttgatcccgtttgaattgagccataaATTACACATCTGacgttcgtcaatttaaaacatttttctaccgaagaaagtctccgtttattgttaaactgttgaagtatcagACTGAAAATACGTAAATAGAAAGACTACAAACATCATGGATGGCGATCCAGCTGAAGCTTGATGTCTCttgatgatattattattattattattatattatgtatattaccttgatattattgattattattcttattattattattttttttttttttatttttattaatttattatatttatctttttttttttttatttaacttatttttttttttatacaatattttttttatatattttttatttttgttgtgtttgttttacctatattgtttttgtttttttttttgtgtttttttttatattttttgtgtgtttttgtgtgtgtgtgtgtgtgtgtgtgtgtgtatactgttttgtgtttttttgtgtgtatcactgtgtgttgtgttgtgtttgtgtgtatatgtgtgtgtgtgtgtgtgtgtgtgtg encodes:
- the ccr9a gene encoding C-C chemokine receptor type 9a — protein: MTSTDDIMTAFTTEDPSSISAWATTEEEDYSDYDHLFCDRESVRAFRRRYEPPLFWIIAVVGGAGNMAVVWIYLNFRRRLKTKTDVYLLNLALADLLFLVTLPLWAAEAAGGAWSFGPALCKLNSALYKVNLFSGALLLTCISADRYVVIVRSAKAQNSQAERRRRSRLAVAAVWLLALLLATPELVFATVADVDSTCRMVFPPHLGNRTKILVRALQVIFGFCVPFVVMAFCYSVIVATLLKTRSFQKHRAMRVILAVVAAFVTTQLPYNAVLAVQASQASNVTMACEEMKRFDTAGQVLKSLAYLHACLNPFLYAFVGRRFRRDVLQMLSVCRPRQRSPSSNQSKSCRSSTRASVMSDSDTSQALSL